Proteins encoded by one window of Venturia canescens isolate UGA chromosome 2, ASM1945775v1, whole genome shotgun sequence:
- the LOC122407225 gene encoding T-cell activation inhibitor, mitochondrial isoform X3 yields MTVNENSLKQLSSLIETLQQRRPIMPTTLPFYLRPKDEKESKAGKFTLVKIQFNDVDLKKTIISILKTCNLPTKFVDDIQDERPQKPKYNSRFWQSSERGDFSEFEDDPIYQSILMKRKINSEPDTFKAYLDKHVNEAHVKLEACRPIREEVKKLEKVLCDSLGLKSIVWDCGWNISHYRGCLLAFHALAKHHPEPMAALRNRALVFANDTGISLEGSVMLNSGEVRNNWLDLIKNVKKHDVVLLRLPAFEKAVSRVLLDIKVGRRVSYMCRKFMPKVMVGQYERQLRQLTTTLSDYRGRRNYPKTWPSDLSSYEIVIEAEAGPLMLSPTGQFIVPSSCPGFLLVTFITENLEEATKRLHHYNNIKHVEHEIHDRTIKELLLAGLNKDDSITPDLMIQCCERMLAHKVILAPMLEGVMLWVTHYYSVMSDGVLCVPWDWKL; encoded by the exons ATG ACggtaaatgaaaattctctaaAACAACTGAGCTCATTGATAGAGACTCTGCAACAACGGAGACCCATTATGCCAACTACTTTGCCATTTTATCTACGCCCCAAAGACGAAAAAGAATCAAAAGCTGGAAAATTCACATTAGTTAAGATCCAGTTCAACGATGTTGACCTCAAAAAGACAATAATTTCAATTCTGAAGACCTGCAATTTACCGACAAAGTTTGTGGATGACATACAGGATGAAAGACCCCAGAAACCTAAATACAACTCAAGATTTTGGCAAAGTAGCGAAAGAGGTGATTTTTCAGAGTTTGAGGATGATCCGATCTATCAgtcaattttaatgaaaagaaaaatcaactcTGAGCCTGATACTTTCAA AGCTTATTTGGACAAACACGTGAACGAGGCACACGTGAAATTGGAAGCGTGCAGACCAATTAGAGAAGAAGTGAAGAAACTCGAAAAAGTATTGTGTGATAGCCTCGGATTAAAAAGTATAGTGTGGGACTGCGGCTGGAATATTTCGCATTATAGAGGCTGTCTATTGGCATTTCATGCACTGGCTAAACATCATCCAGAACCAATGGCCGCATTGAGAAATCGTGCTCTTGTTTTTGCCAATGATACCGGTATAAGTCTTGAGGGAAGCGTCATGCTGAATTCTGGAGAAGTCAGAAATAATTGGCTGGAT CtgataaaaaatgtgaagaaaCACGACGTAGTGCTTCTAAGACTTCCGGCTTTCGAGAAAGCCGTGTCTCGTGTACTGCTCGACATTAAAGTTGGCCGACG GGTATCCTATATGTGCAGGAAGTTCATGCCGAAGGTGATGGTAGGGCAGTACGAGAGACAACTTCGTCAACTCACAACAACGCTCTCGGATTACCGGGGACGCAGGAACTATCCAAAAACGTGGCCGAGCGATTTATCTTCCTACGAGATCGTCATTGAAGC TGAAGCTGGACCCTTGATGCTTTCGCCTACTGGACAATTCATCGTGCCATCTTCCTGTCCAGGATTTCTCTTAGTCACATTCATAACTGAGAATTTGGAGGAAGCTACGAAAAGACTGCATCACTATAATAA CATCAAACACGTGGAGCATGAAATCCATGACAGAACGATCAAAGAACTCTTATTGGCCGGTCTGAACAAAGATGACAGCATTACTCCTGATCTTATGATTCAGTGTTGCGAGCGTATGTTGGCTCACAAAGTCATTTTAGCACCAATGCTTGAAGGTGTAATGCTCTGGGTTACACATTACTATTCAGTAATGAGCGACGGTGTACTTTGCGTACCTTGGGATTGGAAGCTCTGA
- the Pcmt gene encoding protein-L-isoaspartate(D-aspartate) O-methyltransferase, whose translation MAAFGRYNGRTNKDLVQYLKRSKIVKSDRVFETMCAVDRAKYTTSNNPYFDAPQGIGYGVTISAPHMHAYALELLEDKLKPGNKALDVGSGSGYLTACMGLMLGDDGLAVGIDHIPELQALAKRNLQSDRPELLESGRVALVVGDGRLGCPEHAPYDAIHVGAAARETPQPLIDQLAVGGRLIVPVGPENDDQTLYQFEKSADGKIKKKPLMGVVFVPLTDKERQYRS comes from the exons ATGGCTGCATTTGGTCGATACAACGGAAGAACCAACAAGGATCTTGTACAATATCTTAAAA gaTCCAAAATCGTTAAATCAGATAGAGTTTTTGAAACAATGTGTGCAGTGGACAGAGCCAAGTATACAACATCAAATAACCCCTATTTCGATGCTCCGCAGGGTATTGGATATGGGGTTACTATAAGCGCACCTCATATG CATGCATATGCTCTGGAATTGCTCGAAGACAAACTGAAACCCGGCAACAAAGCATTGGATGTTGGCTCTGGCTCTGGATATTTAACAGCATGTATGGGACTCATGCTTGGCGATGATGGATTAGCAGTGGGCATTGATCATATACCTGAACTCCAGGCATTGGCAAAACGTAATCTTCAAAGTGACAGACCTGAGCTTCTAGAATCTGGACGAGTCGCtttagttg ttggcGACGGACGATTGGGTTGTCCTGAACATGCTCCTTATGACGCGATACACGTTGGAGCAGCGGCTCGTGAAACGCCCCAAccg CTGATAGATCAACTTGCAGTCGGTGGCCGTTTGATAGTTCCAGTTGGACCAGAAAATGACGACCAAACTCTGTACCAGTTCGAGAAAAGTGCGGATggcaaaataaagaaaaagcctCTCATGGGAGTCGTGTTTGTTCCATTGACAGACAAGGAACGTCAGTATCGCTCATGA
- the LOC122407225 gene encoding T-cell activation inhibitor, mitochondrial isoform X2: MMFCSLRKCFCRKETVRALSTGEISTALRPFYFTVHPDLFGQFPTQRTVNENSLKQLSSLIETLQQRRPIMPTTLPFYLRPKDEKESKAGKFTLVKIQFNDVDLKKTIISILKTCNLPTKFVDDIQDERPQKPKYNSRFWQSSERGDFSEFEDDPIYQSILMKRKINSEPDTFKAYLDKHVNEAHVKLEACRPIREEVKKLEKVLCDSLGLKSIVWDCGWNISHYRGCLLAFHALAKHHPEPMAALRNRALVFANDTGISLEGSVMLNSGEVRNNWLDLIKNVKKHDVVLLRLPAFEKAVSRVLLDIKVGRRKFMPKVMVGQYERQLRQLTTTLSDYRGRRNYPKTWPSDLSSYEIVIEAEAGPLMLSPTGQFIVPSSCPGFLLVTFITENLEEATKRLHHYNNIKHVEHEIHDRTIKELLLAGLNKDDSITPDLMIQCCERMLAHKVILAPMLEGVMLWVTHYYSVMSDGVLCVPWDWKL, from the exons ATGATGTTCTGTTCGCTAAGAAAATG CTTTTGCAGAAAAGAAACTGTGAGAGCTTTGAGCACAGGTGAAATTTCAACCGCTCTCAGACCATTTTATTTTACTGTTCATCCTGATCTCTTCGGACAATTTCCCACCCAACGG ACggtaaatgaaaattctctaaAACAACTGAGCTCATTGATAGAGACTCTGCAACAACGGAGACCCATTATGCCAACTACTTTGCCATTTTATCTACGCCCCAAAGACGAAAAAGAATCAAAAGCTGGAAAATTCACATTAGTTAAGATCCAGTTCAACGATGTTGACCTCAAAAAGACAATAATTTCAATTCTGAAGACCTGCAATTTACCGACAAAGTTTGTGGATGACATACAGGATGAAAGACCCCAGAAACCTAAATACAACTCAAGATTTTGGCAAAGTAGCGAAAGAGGTGATTTTTCAGAGTTTGAGGATGATCCGATCTATCAgtcaattttaatgaaaagaaaaatcaactcTGAGCCTGATACTTTCAA AGCTTATTTGGACAAACACGTGAACGAGGCACACGTGAAATTGGAAGCGTGCAGACCAATTAGAGAAGAAGTGAAGAAACTCGAAAAAGTATTGTGTGATAGCCTCGGATTAAAAAGTATAGTGTGGGACTGCGGCTGGAATATTTCGCATTATAGAGGCTGTCTATTGGCATTTCATGCACTGGCTAAACATCATCCAGAACCAATGGCCGCATTGAGAAATCGTGCTCTTGTTTTTGCCAATGATACCGGTATAAGTCTTGAGGGAAGCGTCATGCTGAATTCTGGAGAAGTCAGAAATAATTGGCTGGAT CtgataaaaaatgtgaagaaaCACGACGTAGTGCTTCTAAGACTTCCGGCTTTCGAGAAAGCCGTGTCTCGTGTACTGCTCGACATTAAAGTTGGCCGACG GAAGTTCATGCCGAAGGTGATGGTAGGGCAGTACGAGAGACAACTTCGTCAACTCACAACAACGCTCTCGGATTACCGGGGACGCAGGAACTATCCAAAAACGTGGCCGAGCGATTTATCTTCCTACGAGATCGTCATTGAAGC TGAAGCTGGACCCTTGATGCTTTCGCCTACTGGACAATTCATCGTGCCATCTTCCTGTCCAGGATTTCTCTTAGTCACATTCATAACTGAGAATTTGGAGGAAGCTACGAAAAGACTGCATCACTATAATAA CATCAAACACGTGGAGCATGAAATCCATGACAGAACGATCAAAGAACTCTTATTGGCCGGTCTGAACAAAGATGACAGCATTACTCCTGATCTTATGATTCAGTGTTGCGAGCGTATGTTGGCTCACAAAGTCATTTTAGCACCAATGCTTGAAGGTGTAATGCTCTGGGTTACACATTACTATTCAGTAATGAGCGACGGTGTACTTTGCGTACCTTGGGATTGGAAGCTCTGA
- the LOC122407225 gene encoding T-cell activation inhibitor, mitochondrial isoform X1 translates to MMFCSLRKCFCRKETVRALSTGEISTALRPFYFTVHPDLFGQFPTQRTVNENSLKQLSSLIETLQQRRPIMPTTLPFYLRPKDEKESKAGKFTLVKIQFNDVDLKKTIISILKTCNLPTKFVDDIQDERPQKPKYNSRFWQSSERGDFSEFEDDPIYQSILMKRKINSEPDTFKAYLDKHVNEAHVKLEACRPIREEVKKLEKVLCDSLGLKSIVWDCGWNISHYRGCLLAFHALAKHHPEPMAALRNRALVFANDTGISLEGSVMLNSGEVRNNWLDLIKNVKKHDVVLLRLPAFEKAVSRVLLDIKVGRRVSYMCRKFMPKVMVGQYERQLRQLTTTLSDYRGRRNYPKTWPSDLSSYEIVIEAEAGPLMLSPTGQFIVPSSCPGFLLVTFITENLEEATKRLHHYNNIKHVEHEIHDRTIKELLLAGLNKDDSITPDLMIQCCERMLAHKVILAPMLEGVMLWVTHYYSVMSDGVLCVPWDWKL, encoded by the exons ATGATGTTCTGTTCGCTAAGAAAATG CTTTTGCAGAAAAGAAACTGTGAGAGCTTTGAGCACAGGTGAAATTTCAACCGCTCTCAGACCATTTTATTTTACTGTTCATCCTGATCTCTTCGGACAATTTCCCACCCAACGG ACggtaaatgaaaattctctaaAACAACTGAGCTCATTGATAGAGACTCTGCAACAACGGAGACCCATTATGCCAACTACTTTGCCATTTTATCTACGCCCCAAAGACGAAAAAGAATCAAAAGCTGGAAAATTCACATTAGTTAAGATCCAGTTCAACGATGTTGACCTCAAAAAGACAATAATTTCAATTCTGAAGACCTGCAATTTACCGACAAAGTTTGTGGATGACATACAGGATGAAAGACCCCAGAAACCTAAATACAACTCAAGATTTTGGCAAAGTAGCGAAAGAGGTGATTTTTCAGAGTTTGAGGATGATCCGATCTATCAgtcaattttaatgaaaagaaaaatcaactcTGAGCCTGATACTTTCAA AGCTTATTTGGACAAACACGTGAACGAGGCACACGTGAAATTGGAAGCGTGCAGACCAATTAGAGAAGAAGTGAAGAAACTCGAAAAAGTATTGTGTGATAGCCTCGGATTAAAAAGTATAGTGTGGGACTGCGGCTGGAATATTTCGCATTATAGAGGCTGTCTATTGGCATTTCATGCACTGGCTAAACATCATCCAGAACCAATGGCCGCATTGAGAAATCGTGCTCTTGTTTTTGCCAATGATACCGGTATAAGTCTTGAGGGAAGCGTCATGCTGAATTCTGGAGAAGTCAGAAATAATTGGCTGGAT CtgataaaaaatgtgaagaaaCACGACGTAGTGCTTCTAAGACTTCCGGCTTTCGAGAAAGCCGTGTCTCGTGTACTGCTCGACATTAAAGTTGGCCGACG GGTATCCTATATGTGCAGGAAGTTCATGCCGAAGGTGATGGTAGGGCAGTACGAGAGACAACTTCGTCAACTCACAACAACGCTCTCGGATTACCGGGGACGCAGGAACTATCCAAAAACGTGGCCGAGCGATTTATCTTCCTACGAGATCGTCATTGAAGC TGAAGCTGGACCCTTGATGCTTTCGCCTACTGGACAATTCATCGTGCCATCTTCCTGTCCAGGATTTCTCTTAGTCACATTCATAACTGAGAATTTGGAGGAAGCTACGAAAAGACTGCATCACTATAATAA CATCAAACACGTGGAGCATGAAATCCATGACAGAACGATCAAAGAACTCTTATTGGCCGGTCTGAACAAAGATGACAGCATTACTCCTGATCTTATGATTCAGTGTTGCGAGCGTATGTTGGCTCACAAAGTCATTTTAGCACCAATGCTTGAAGGTGTAATGCTCTGGGTTACACATTACTATTCAGTAATGAGCGACGGTGTACTTTGCGTACCTTGGGATTGGAAGCTCTGA
- the Ced-12 gene encoding engulfment and cell motility protein 1 → MYTQTIKMPVQKDSNIVKIAVEMNKQVAQLIEFNQKQPLTGIIQDLCNGWGLSDPEIYALQFSENNNQNYITEKNRNEVKNGSVLRLEHSPSKTAGDILSKLNNGTADEKTKALQKLSTLSKDITFALEFINKQGLALIISQVEGGKYKGSPLAYSLQSFVELMDHGIVSWDILEPPFISKVSSYVNNQTVIQDANVIEASLSILENIVLNSSGKYAQVEKEVTLQNLVLHLQSMSPQIQQNTIALINALFSKADIAKRRTVAAALQSKQVRNVFLTNVIQSTGQVGTEMAHQLYVLQTLMLSLLEQRMMTKMDPQDQDGHDKIKELRRIAFDTEGTTSGEVAARKQGLFAKDYKKLGFKCDINPALDFTDTPPGMLALDCMVYFARNHTEAYTKVVLENSCRADEHECPFGKTSLELVKLLCEVLRIAEAPSEQGQSYHPMFFTHDHPFEEFYCVCIVLLNKTWKEMRATTEDFVKVFSVVREQITRALQCKPTGLDKFKNKLQQLTYSTITNLWQQERTNREEWESHARPIVELREQITPEILDLIQQQRLGFLVEGTRFTKYSARGQRIKDKFWYVRLSPNHKLFHYGDCDEKSVPTIDELPTKLAVVEIRGLLTGRDCPHMKDLQRRKTTHQLAFSLALDSVEVTSLDFVAPDEQVYDYWTDGINALLGNRMTSKEAENDLETLLSMDIKLRLLDAEGIDIPQDPPPIPEPPPNYDFCYELK, encoded by the exons ATGTATACGCAGACAATCAAAATGCCGGTCCAAAAGGATTCTAACATCGTGAAAATCGCGGTGGAAATGAATAAGCAAGTGGCACAACTCATCGAGTTTAATCAGAAACAGCCCTTGACTGGAATTATACAG GATTTGTGCAACGGGTGGGGTTTGTCGGATCCAGAAATTTATGCTCTTCAATTTTCTGAGAATAATAATCAGAATTATAtaactgagaaaaatcgtaatGAAGTGAAAAACGGTAGCGTTCTCAGGCTGGAACATTCTCCGTCAAAAACTGCTGGAGATATTTTATCCAAATTGAACAATGGTACAGccgacgaaaaaacaaaagcccTGCAAAAGCTCAGCACACTAAGCAAAGATATTACATTTGCCCTAGAATTCATCAATAAGCAGGGACTTGCTTTAATCATATCCCAg GTCGAAGGTGGGAAATACAAAGGCAGTCCCTTAGCGTACTCACTACAATCTTTTGTGGAGTTGATGGACCATGGAATAGTTTCTTGGGATATTTTAGAACCACCATTTATCAGCAAAGTATCGAGTTACGTGAATAATCAAACGGTTATACAAGACGCAAATGTGATCGAGGCCTCGTTGAGTATCCTCGAAAATATCGTGCTCAATTCGTCTGGAAAATACGCACAAGTTGAGAAAGAAGTCACCTTACAAAATCTCGTGTTGCATCTTCAAAGTATGAGTCCACAGATACAACAAAATACTATTGCGCTGATAAACgcacttttttcaaaagcgGACATTGCCAAAAGACGGACCGTCGCTGCAGCGTTACAATCGAAACAAGTTCGAAATGTCTTCCTGACGAATGTTATACAGTCAACTGGTCAG GTGGGCACGGAAATGGCTCATCAGCTGTACGTATTACAAACTCTGATGCTGAGCTTATTGGAGCAAAGAATGATGACAAAAATGGATCCTCAAGATCAAGATGGTCATGACAAGATAAAAGAACTTCGAAGAATTGCTTTTGACACAGAAGGCACAACGAGTGGCGAAGTTGCTGCTCGTAAGCAAGGACTTTTCGCTAAGGATTACAAAAAATTGGGCTTCAAGTGCGACATTAATCCAGCTCTTGATTTTACCGATACTCCGCCTGGTATGTTGGCCCTTGATTGTATGGTTTATTTCGCACGGAATCATACGGAAGCTTACACGAAAGTAGTGTTAGAAAATTCGTGTCGGGCTGACGAACACGAGTGCCCATTCGGGAAAACGAGTCTCGAGCTCGTTAAATTACTCTGCGAG GTTCTACGTATCGCCGAAGCGCCCAGTGAGCAAGGTCAATCGTACCATCCGATGTTTTTCACGCACGATCATCCCTTCGAAGAATTTTACTGCGTTTGCATCgttcttttgaataaaacgtGGAAAGAGATGCGAGCCACTACGGAAGATTTCGTCAAAGTCTTTTCCGTCGTACGTGAACAAATAACTCGAGCTTTGCAGTGTAAACCAACGGGGTTGGacaaattcaaaaacaaaTTACAACAATTGACGTACTCAACAATTACGAATCTCTGGCAGCAAGAGAGGACGAATCGCGAAGAGTGGGAAAGTCACGCGAGGCCCATTGTCGAGCTTCGCGAACAAATAACACCCGAAATTCTCGATTTGATACAACAACAGAGATTGGGATTTCTGGTCGAAGGCACGAGATTCACCAAGTACAGCGCTCGCGGACAACGAATAAAGGACAAATTTTGGTATGTCCGTCTCTCGCCGAATCATAAACTCTTCCATTATGGAGACTGCGATGAAAAATCTGTACCAACCATCGATGAGCTTCCAACTAAATTGGCTGTCGTCGAAATCCGCGGCCTTCTCACCGGTCGCGATTGTCCCCACATGAAGGATTTACAGAGACGCAAAACTACTCATCAATTGGCCTTTTCCCTCGCTCTCGATTCCGTCGAAGTAACGAGTCTCGATTTTGTTGCTCCCGACGAACAGGTTTACGATTATTGGACCGACGGTATCAATGCTTTGCTCG gAAACCGTATGACGAGTAAAGAAGCCGAGAATGATTTGGAGACTCTCTTATCAATGGACATAAAACTGCGACTCTTAGATGCTGAGGGAATCGATATACCCCAAGATCCTCCTCCAATCCCGGAGCCACCACCAAATTACGATTTTTGCTACGAATTGAAGTAA
- the Ent1 gene encoding equilibrative nucleoside transporter 1, which produces MEYSINRRPLLGVGSDSEFEDEFETEVDDASVSVPDQKPIFKPHQPTDRFHLAYIVFYLLGMNTLIPWSFFMTADDYWMYKFRDIHPNNTGHHNYTHTEILEKRTDLQANFTSYLNVSSALPNTLFLIVNTFISKRISLSTRMIGSQVIILLLFIMTTGLVMVNTDEWQNDFLITTLTTVALVNAVSAIFGGSLMGIVGRFSPRYITAMSGGQALGGIFTALTEVCALWIGASPVVSGLVYFIIGDFVLLISLVSYVVLERMAFFKHHMIQETRTPTESNYSVNAEVSFVDGHSVSYSRIFKRVWPYGLSIFLVFFISLSVYPAVTVLVESQNKGKGYAWNDIYFVPVITYLTFSMGDYAGRLLSGIMLWPSGKPWKLVLLCILRALIVPALMVCNAQPRHHLPVYITSDFYYIILTIIFAITNGYLCNISMILAPTVVDGHDKEIASAMMGAFLGLGLAAGSSLSLVLVRAL; this is translated from the exons ATGGAATACTCAATAAACCGAAGACCCTTGCTCGGAGTTGGAAGTGATAGCGAatttgaagatgaatttgaaacagaAGTGGATGATGCGAGTGTTTCTGTACCTGATCAAAAACCTATTTTCAAGCCTCATCAACCAACGGACAGATTTCATCTCGCCTACATAGTTTTTTATCTATTAGGAATGAATACTCTAATTCCATGGAGTTTTTTTATGACAGCGGATGAT tATTGGATGTACAAATTCAGAGATATTCATCCAAATAATACAGGACATCACAACTACACGCACactgaaattttggaaaagagGACAGATCTTCAAGCAAATTTTACGTCTTATTTAAATGTATCCAGTGCATTGCCCAATACGTTATTTTTAATAGTCAACACATTCATCAGCAAGAG GATATCACTTAGTACGAGGATGATTGGATCTCAAGTCATAATATTGCTGTTATTCATCATGACTACAGGATTAGTTATGGTGAACACAGACGAAT ggcaaaatgattttttaattacaaCTCTTACAACCGTGGCACTTGTGAATG CCGTAAGTGCCATATTTGGTGGCAGTCTGATGGGCATTGTTGGTCGATTCTCTCCGAGATATATCACCGCCATGTCGGGGGGTCAGGCACTCGGAGGAATTTTCACCGCCTTGACGGAAGTCTGTGCATTGTGGATCGGTGCTAGTCCTGTCGTTTCCGGACttgtttatttcattattgGAGATTTTGTGCTGCTCATATCACTCGTATCTTACGTAGTATTGGAGAGAATG GCCTTTTTCAAACATCATATGATACAAGAAACAAGAACACCGACTGAATCAAATTATTCTGTAAACGCCGAAGTCAGTTTCGTCGATGGTCACAGCGTGTCCTACAGTCGAATTTTCAAGAGAGTTTGGCCGTACGGATTGAGcatttttctcgtattttttatttctctttccgTGTATCCAGCCGTAACTGTTCTCGTCGAAAGTCAGAACAAAGGGAAAGGCTACGCGTGGAATG ACATTTATTTCGTACCCGTGATTACTTATCTGACGTTCAGTATGGGTGATTACGCCGGACGTCTGTTGTCAGGCATCATGTTATGG cCGAGTGGAAAACCCTGGAAATTAGTACTTCTTTGTATTTTGCGAGCATTGATCGTTCCTGCCTTGATGGTGTGTAACGCCCAACCGAGACATCACCTCCCCGTTTACATAACCAgtgatttttattacattatTTTGACCATTATTTTTGCCATTACCAATGGATATCTTTGCAACATTTCTATGATATTGGCACCAAC GGTGGTCGACGGACATGACAAAGAAATCGCGTCAGCTATGATGGGAGCTTTTCTCGGCTTAGGATTAGCAGCTGGCTCTTCTCTTAGTCTTGTTTTGGTACGAGCTCTTTAA
- the LOC122407232 gene encoding protein-L-isoaspartate(D-aspartate) O-methyltransferase-like, which produces MSWRCSGATNKEMIDKLQEAKILTTDAAMLAMIAIDRGRYCHEDEPYLDRPRRIGYNVTISAPHMHAYALSILTDQLRDGARALDVGSGSGYLTACMAFMVGPRGRVIGLEHIPELIEISTRNVRDDCPHFIRDGRVKFIEGDGRLGYPEEGPYDAIHVGAAAESLPEELVKQLAPGGRMVCPVVTFEGYQRFQTLVQIDKNEDGTVSTKKLMHVSYVLLTDPETQLNN; this is translated from the exons ATGTCATGGCGATGCAGTGGTGCAACGAACAAGGAAATGATAGACAAATTACAAG AAGCCAAAATACTAACGACGGACGCTGCGATGCTTGCGATGATCGCCATTGACAGAGGACGATATTGTCACGAAGATGAGCCATATTTAGACCGACCACGAAGGATTGGTTACAACGTTACCATCAGTGCCCCACACATG caCGCCTATGCCCTTTCCATTCTTACGGATCAACTACGAGACGGTGCTCGAGCTCTTGACGTTGGTTCTGGCTCCGGTTATCTAACAGCTTGTATGGCTTTCATGGTTGGTCCTCGGGGTCGTGTTATTGGCCTCGAACACATACCCGAACTGATCGAGATCTCGACGAGAAACGTACGCGACGATTGTCCCCATTTTATTAGGGACGGACGAGTCAAGTTCATCG agGGAGATGGTCGACTTGGATACCCCGAAGAAGGTCCTTACGATGCAATCCATGTTGGAGCTGCTGCTGAATCCCTTCCTGAAGAA CTCGTAAAGCAACTCGCACCTGGTGGTCGAATGGTTTGTCCAGTCGTGACATTCGAGGGTTACCAAAGGTTTCAGACCCTTGtacaaatcgataaaaacgaGGATGGAACCGTCTCTACGAAGAAACTGATGCATGTTTCATACGTCCTACTTACCGACCCTGAAACacaattgaacaattaa